A DNA window from Streptomyces asoensis contains the following coding sequences:
- a CDS encoding NADAR family protein encodes MERIDCREALVRQARAGARIKYLHFWGHRPLPGGRLGPSCLSQWWPSPFVIDGVSYATAEHWMMAGKARLFEDAEAEERALAARSPAQAKKEGRLVRGFDEEVWRRERFGLVVEGSVHKFASSPALRSFLLGTGTRVLVEASPVDRVWGIGLTADEEAARDPQRWRGDNLLGFALMEARAHLRTLS; translated from the coding sequence ATGGAGAGGATCGACTGCCGGGAGGCGCTGGTCAGGCAGGCCCGGGCGGGGGCGAGGATCAAGTATCTGCACTTCTGGGGACACCGGCCGCTGCCCGGCGGACGGCTGGGCCCGAGCTGTCTGAGCCAGTGGTGGCCGTCACCGTTCGTGATCGACGGGGTGTCCTACGCGACCGCCGAGCACTGGATGATGGCCGGGAAGGCCCGCCTATTCGAAGACGCGGAAGCGGAGGAGCGCGCCCTGGCCGCCCGCTCCCCCGCACAGGCGAAGAAGGAGGGGCGCCTGGTGCGCGGCTTCGACGAGGAGGTCTGGCGCCGCGAGCGGTTCGGGCTCGTGGTCGAGGGCAGCGTCCACAAGTTCGCCTCGTCCCCCGCGCTGCGGTCGTTCCTGCTGGGCACGGGCACGCGCGTACTGGTCGAGGCCAGCCCCGTGGACCGCGTCTGGGGCATCGGTCTGACGGCGGACGAGGAGGCGGCGCGGGACCCGCAGCGGTGGCGAGGCGACAACCTCCTCGGCTTCGCCCTCATGGAGGCCCGCGCACACCTGCGCACCCTGTCCTGA
- a CDS encoding gamma-aminobutyraldehyde dehydrogenase translates to MQDRFPAQERFAAGAQYIGGRLTRGTSGRTHSVVDPATGEEVYTYELAGADDVDAAVAAARAAFPGWAGTTPGERSDALHRFAAVLADRAEDLARAESLQCGKPLKLTREFDVPGTIDNTAFFAGAARHLAGQSAGEYSGDHTSYVRREPIGVVGSIAPWNYPLQMAAWKILPAIAAGNTIVLKPAELTPLTSLLFARAATEAGIPDGVINIVTGTGKEAGERLVGHPDVAMTSFTGSTAVGKRVAEVAVATVKRLHLELGGKAPFVVFDDADLEAAANGAVAGALINTGQDCTAATRAYVQRPLYEAFVERTAALMETVRLGDPFAPGTDLGPLVSHLQRDRVAAFVDRARAYARVVTGGEAPQGDLKAGAYYRPTLIADAAQDSEVVQSEIFGPVLVVLPFDGDDEGIALANDTPYGLAASAWSRDVFRANRATREIKAGCVWINDHIPIISEMPHGGYKASGFGKDMSAYSFEEYTQVKHVMFDNTAVARKPWHRTIFGDC, encoded by the coding sequence ATGCAGGACCGGTTCCCCGCGCAGGAACGATTCGCGGCCGGCGCCCAGTACATCGGAGGCCGTCTCACCCGCGGCACGTCCGGCCGGACCCACTCCGTGGTCGACCCGGCGACCGGCGAGGAGGTGTACACCTACGAGCTGGCCGGCGCCGACGACGTCGACGCGGCCGTCGCCGCCGCCCGCGCGGCCTTCCCCGGCTGGGCGGGCACCACGCCGGGCGAGCGCTCCGACGCCCTGCACCGGTTCGCGGCGGTCCTCGCCGACCGGGCCGAGGACCTCGCCCGCGCCGAGTCCCTCCAGTGCGGCAAGCCGCTGAAGCTGACCCGCGAGTTCGACGTGCCGGGGACGATCGACAACACCGCGTTCTTCGCCGGCGCGGCCCGCCACCTCGCGGGCCAGTCCGCCGGTGAGTACTCCGGCGACCACACCTCCTACGTCCGCCGCGAACCCATCGGCGTCGTGGGCTCCATCGCCCCCTGGAACTACCCGCTCCAGATGGCGGCCTGGAAGATCCTCCCGGCGATCGCGGCGGGCAACACCATCGTGCTCAAGCCTGCCGAACTGACCCCGCTCACCTCGCTCCTCTTCGCCCGGGCGGCGACGGAGGCCGGGATCCCCGACGGCGTGATCAACATCGTCACCGGGACCGGGAAGGAGGCCGGCGAGCGGCTCGTGGGACATCCCGACGTCGCCATGACCTCGTTCACCGGGTCCACGGCCGTGGGCAAGCGGGTCGCCGAGGTCGCGGTCGCGACCGTCAAGCGCCTCCACCTCGAACTGGGCGGCAAGGCACCCTTCGTCGTCTTCGACGACGCCGACCTGGAGGCCGCGGCCAACGGCGCGGTCGCGGGGGCGCTCATCAACACCGGGCAGGACTGCACGGCCGCCACGCGCGCGTACGTGCAGCGGCCCCTCTACGAGGCGTTCGTCGAGCGGACGGCCGCCCTGATGGAGACCGTCCGGCTCGGCGATCCCTTCGCCCCCGGAACCGATCTCGGGCCGCTGGTCTCGCACCTCCAGCGCGACCGGGTCGCCGCCTTCGTCGACCGGGCGCGTGCCTACGCGCGCGTGGTGACCGGCGGCGAGGCCCCACAGGGAGATCTCAAGGCCGGCGCGTACTATCGCCCCACCCTGATCGCGGACGCGGCCCAGGACAGCGAGGTCGTGCAGTCCGAGATCTTCGGTCCGGTCCTGGTGGTGCTGCCCTTCGACGGTGACGACGAGGGCATCGCGCTCGCCAACGACACCCCGTACGGGCTCGCCGCCTCGGCGTGGAGCCGGGACGTCTTCCGGGCGAACCGGGCGACACGCGAGATCAAGGCCGGGTGCGTGTGGATCAACGACCACATCCCGATCATCAGCGAGATGCCCCACGGCGGATACAAGGCGTCCGGCTTCGGCAAGGACATGTCAGCGTATTCGTTCGAGGAGTACACACAGGTAAAGCACGTTATGTTCGATAACACCGCGGTGGCCCGCAAGCCCTGGCACCGCACCATCTTCGGGGACTGTTAG
- a CDS encoding glycerophosphodiester phosphodiesterase yields the protein MQNVTAVAHRGDPYRFRENTIDSLRSALALGADAVETDVRLTRDGVPVLLHDETLKRLWEQDRPLRTLSAAEVRGLTAGAVPTLEEALAATGDSRLMLDLPGTRDVRTARRIVDVVRGAGAADRVYYTADAVAMLAVRAADPSAEIALTRTSLAPPRPALLEAVKPRWLNYRFSLVNRELAARVHRGGHLLSVWTPDTRRSMRRLLDLGVDSITTNRIEVLTALRERDRPDTGHGHRTDRQLDGPTG from the coding sequence ATGCAGAACGTGACTGCCGTGGCCCATCGCGGCGACCCCTACCGCTTCCGCGAGAACACGATCGACTCGCTGCGTTCCGCGCTCGCCCTGGGCGCGGACGCCGTCGAGACCGACGTACGGCTCACCCGTGACGGCGTGCCCGTCCTGCTGCACGACGAGACGCTGAAGCGGCTGTGGGAGCAGGACCGGCCGCTGCGGACGCTGTCCGCCGCCGAGGTCCGCGGGCTGACGGCCGGCGCCGTGCCGACGCTGGAGGAGGCGCTCGCGGCGACCGGCGACAGCCGTCTGATGCTCGACCTGCCGGGGACCCGGGACGTGCGCACGGCGCGGCGGATCGTCGACGTCGTGCGCGGGGCCGGCGCGGCGGACCGGGTCTACTACACCGCCGACGCCGTCGCCATGCTCGCCGTGCGGGCCGCCGACCCGTCCGCCGAGATCGCCCTGACCCGCACCAGCCTGGCTCCGCCGCGGCCCGCCCTGCTCGAGGCGGTGAAGCCCCGCTGGCTCAACTACCGCTTCTCCCTGGTGAACCGGGAGCTGGCCGCCCGCGTGCACCGCGGCGGCCACCTGCTCTCCGTCTGGACCCCGGACACCCGCCGCTCCATGCGCCGGCTCCTCGACCTGGGCGTGGACTCGATCACCACCAACCGGATCGAGGTGCTCACGGCCCTGCGCGAGCGCGACCGACCGGACACGGGACACGGACACCGGACGGACCGTCAGCTCGACGGGCCGACGGGCTGA
- a CDS encoding ABC transporter ATP-binding protein, translating to MTTDSSGDVRLSGISKTYGSFTAVHPLDLTVPQGSFFALLGASGCGKTTTLRMIAGLEEPSSGTVHLGDQDVTVLPPYKRPVNTVFQSYALFPHLDIFENVAFGLRRRGIKSVKKQVEDMLELVQLGEQARKKPHQLSGGQQQRVAVARALINHPKVLLLDEPLGALDLKLRRQMQLELKRIQTEVGITFVHVTHDQEEAMTMADTVAVMNAGRVEQLGSPADLYENPHTTFVANFLGTSNLIEAEVDTKNGDDIVLRAGGGKLVLPESRCSAPTTAGGKVLVGVRPEKISLTHADDAGEIPEGRNRITGKIAHSSFIGVSTQYVIDSAVCPEFEVYAQNIDRDGRLTPGAEVVLHWSPAHTFGLDAAQDIDAGIQEEAAL from the coding sequence ATGACAACGGACAGCAGCGGCGACGTCCGCCTCTCCGGCATCAGCAAGACCTACGGTTCCTTCACGGCCGTGCACCCGCTGGACCTGACCGTCCCGCAGGGCTCCTTCTTCGCCCTGCTCGGCGCGTCCGGCTGCGGCAAGACCACCACCCTGCGCATGATCGCCGGCCTGGAGGAACCTTCCTCCGGGACCGTCCACCTCGGCGACCAGGACGTGACGGTACTCCCGCCCTACAAACGCCCGGTGAACACCGTCTTCCAGTCCTACGCCCTCTTCCCGCACCTCGACATCTTCGAGAACGTCGCCTTCGGCCTGCGCCGGCGCGGCATCAAGAGCGTGAAGAAGCAGGTCGAGGACATGCTGGAGCTCGTACAGCTCGGCGAGCAGGCCCGCAAGAAGCCGCACCAGCTCTCCGGCGGCCAGCAGCAGCGCGTCGCGGTCGCCCGCGCCCTGATCAACCACCCCAAGGTGCTCCTGCTCGACGAGCCCCTCGGCGCCCTCGACCTCAAGCTGCGCCGCCAGATGCAGCTGGAGCTCAAGCGCATCCAGACCGAGGTCGGCATCACCTTCGTGCACGTCACGCACGACCAGGAGGAGGCCATGACGATGGCCGACACGGTCGCCGTGATGAACGCGGGCCGCGTCGAGCAGCTCGGCTCCCCGGCCGACCTCTACGAGAACCCGCACACCACGTTCGTGGCCAACTTCCTCGGCACCTCCAACCTCATCGAGGCCGAGGTCGACACCAAGAACGGCGACGACATCGTGCTGCGCGCGGGCGGCGGCAAGCTCGTGCTGCCCGAGTCGCGCTGCTCGGCGCCGACGACCGCCGGCGGCAAGGTGCTGGTCGGCGTCCGTCCGGAGAAGATCTCCCTCACCCACGCCGACGACGCGGGCGAGATCCCCGAGGGCCGCAACCGCATCACCGGGAAGATCGCCCATTCCTCCTTCATCGGCGTCTCCACCCAGTACGTCATCGACAGCGCGGTCTGCCCCGAGTTCGAGGTCTACGCCCAGAACATCGACCGCGACGGCCGGCTCACCCCCGGCGCCGAGGTCGTCCTGCACTGGAGCCCGGCCCACACCTTCGGCCTCGACGCGGCCCAGGACATCGACGCCGGCATCCAGGAAGAGGCGGCGCTGTGA
- a CDS encoding ABC transporter permease, which yields MATLTEAPPPLSPTAPTGKPPRRRGRWTPYLLLLPGLLWLFVFFALPMIYQASTSVQTGSLEEGYKVTWHLATYWDALSEYWPQFLRSVLYAAAATILCLVLGYPLAYLIAFRAGRWRNLIMILVIAPFFTSFLIRTLAWKTILADGGPVVGALNTLHVLDVTSWLGWTAGDRVLATPLAVVCGLTYNFLPFMILPLYTSLERIDGRLHEAAGDLYARPVTTFRKVTFPLSMPGVVSGTLLTFIPAAGDYVNAELLGSTDTRMIGNVIQTQFLRVLDYPTAAALSFILMAAILLMVTFYIRRSGTEDLV from the coding sequence ATGGCGACGCTCACCGAGGCGCCCCCGCCCCTCTCCCCGACGGCCCCCACCGGCAAGCCGCCCCGCAGACGCGGGCGCTGGACGCCGTACCTGCTCCTGCTGCCCGGTCTGCTCTGGCTGTTCGTCTTCTTCGCGCTGCCCATGATCTACCAGGCCTCCACGTCCGTGCAGACGGGCTCACTGGAGGAGGGCTACAAGGTCACCTGGCACCTGGCGACCTACTGGGACGCGCTGAGCGAGTACTGGCCGCAGTTCCTGCGCTCGGTCCTGTACGCGGCCGCCGCCACGATCCTGTGCCTGGTGCTCGGCTACCCGCTGGCGTATCTGATCGCCTTCCGGGCCGGCCGCTGGCGGAACCTGATCATGATCCTGGTGATCGCGCCGTTCTTCACCAGCTTCCTGATCCGCACCCTCGCCTGGAAGACGATCCTCGCGGACGGCGGTCCGGTCGTCGGCGCCCTGAACACGCTGCACGTCCTCGACGTCACCAGCTGGCTCGGCTGGACCGCGGGCGACCGGGTGCTGGCCACCCCGCTCGCGGTGGTCTGCGGCCTGACGTACAACTTCCTGCCGTTCATGATCCTGCCGCTCTACACCTCGCTCGAACGCATCGACGGACGGCTGCACGAGGCCGCCGGCGACCTGTACGCGCGACCGGTCACCACCTTCCGCAAGGTCACCTTCCCGCTGTCGATGCCCGGCGTCGTCTCCGGGACGCTGCTGACCTTCATCCCGGCGGCCGGCGACTACGTCAACGCCGAACTCCTCGGCTCGACGGACACCCGCATGATCGGAAACGTGATCCAGACGCAGTTCCTGCGGGTGCTCGACTATCCGACGGCGGCGGCCCTCTCCTTCATCCTGATGGCCGCGATCCTGCTCATGGTCACCTTCTACATCCGTAGGTCCGGGACGGAGGATCTGGTCTGA
- a CDS encoding NAD(P)/FAD-dependent oxidoreductase, with product MAPSAMNRWITSLSDAQPVPYWLEDPGKPHPEPALTGPETCDLLVVGGGYSGLWTALVAKERDPQRDVVLLEGREVGWAASGRNGGFCAASLTHGLPNGLARWPDEIHRLEELGRRNLDEIEAAIARHGIDCDFERTGEIDVATETYQAWELRDWYAELESKGLADGLEFLDADAVREQVASPTFQAGLHDRRGVAMLHPAKLVWGLKRACLRLGVRVYEHTPALGLKPYGAGMAVGTPYGEVRARQVALGTNIFPSLVKRVRAYTVPVYDYALMTEPLTAAQLDSIGWKNRQGLGDSANQFHYFRLSADNRILWGGYDAVYPYGGRVRAEYDDRPETYAKLAGHFFTCFPQLEGVRFTHAWGGAIDTCSRFSAFFGTAHQGKVAYAAGYTGLGVGATRFGAEVMLDLLAGESTERTSLEMVRKKPLPFPPEPFAWTGIALTKWSLARADSHGGRRNLWLRTMDRLGLGFDS from the coding sequence ATGGCCCCGAGCGCCATGAACCGGTGGATCACTTCTCTGTCCGACGCGCAGCCGGTCCCGTACTGGCTGGAGGATCCCGGCAAGCCGCACCCCGAACCCGCGCTCACCGGCCCCGAGACCTGCGATCTGCTGGTCGTCGGGGGCGGTTACAGCGGACTGTGGACCGCGCTCGTCGCCAAGGAGCGCGATCCGCAGCGGGACGTGGTGCTGCTGGAGGGCCGCGAGGTGGGCTGGGCCGCCTCGGGCCGCAACGGAGGCTTCTGCGCGGCCTCCCTCACCCACGGGCTGCCCAACGGGCTCGCCCGCTGGCCCGACGAGATCCACCGGCTCGAGGAGCTGGGCCGGCGCAACCTCGACGAGATCGAGGCGGCGATCGCCCGGCACGGCATCGACTGCGACTTCGAGCGCACGGGTGAGATCGACGTCGCCACCGAGACGTACCAGGCGTGGGAACTGCGCGACTGGTACGCGGAGCTGGAGAGCAAGGGCCTCGCCGACGGCCTGGAGTTCCTCGACGCGGACGCGGTGCGCGAGCAGGTCGCCTCGCCCACCTTCCAGGCGGGTCTGCACGACCGCCGGGGCGTGGCCATGCTCCACCCCGCCAAGCTCGTCTGGGGACTGAAGCGGGCCTGCCTGCGGCTCGGCGTCCGCGTCTACGAGCACACCCCCGCCCTCGGCCTGAAGCCGTACGGCGCGGGGATGGCCGTGGGCACGCCCTACGGAGAGGTCCGGGCCCGGCAGGTCGCGCTGGGCACCAACATCTTCCCCAGCCTGGTCAAGCGGGTGCGGGCGTACACCGTCCCGGTCTACGACTACGCGCTGATGACCGAACCCCTGACCGCCGCACAGCTCGACTCGATCGGCTGGAAGAACCGGCAGGGTCTCGGGGACTCGGCCAACCAGTTCCACTACTTCCGGCTGTCGGCCGACAACCGGATCCTGTGGGGCGGCTACGACGCGGTCTACCCCTACGGGGGGCGGGTGCGCGCCGAGTACGACGACCGGCCCGAGACGTACGCCAAGCTCGCCGGGCACTTCTTCACCTGCTTCCCGCAGCTGGAGGGTGTGCGCTTCACGCACGCGTGGGGCGGGGCGATCGACACGTGCTCGCGCTTCTCGGCGTTCTTCGGCACGGCGCACCAGGGGAAGGTGGCCTACGCCGCCGGGTACACCGGCCTCGGTGTCGGGGCCACCCGGTTCGGGGCCGAGGTGATGCTGGACCTGCTGGCGGGCGAGAGCACCGAGCGCACATCGCTGGAGATGGTCCGCAAGAAGCCGCTGCCCTTCCCGCCGGAGCCGTTCGCCTGGACCGGCATCGCCCTCACCAAGTGGTCGCTGGCCCGCGCGGACTCGCACGGGGGGCGGCGCAACCTGTGGCTGCGGACGATGGACAGGCTGGGCCTCGGCTTCGACAGCTGA
- a CDS encoding ABC transporter substrate-binding protein, with translation MEQYEPDRLSPAQVAAMRRSVRNGRAAMTRRSLLRASTGGALALGGLGALSACGIPAAGKSQGGVSADDHSAKEKVVNFSNWPEYIDVDDSGKNHPTLDAFRRRTGITVKYTEDINDNDEFFGKIQPQLAAGQDTGRDLIVVTDWLAARMIRLGYVQKLDASHLPHAFANLSDQFRSPDWDPGRAYSYPWQGISTVVAFNKKALDGVEVKSVSDLLDNPALKGRVGLLTEMRDTVGMTMLDMGKDPAKFTDDDYDAVIARLQKAVDKGQIRRFTGNDYTSDLSKGDLAACVAWAGDIVQLQADNPDVSYVIPDSGYMTSTDNMLIPNKARHKTNAERLIDYYYEPEPAAQLAAYINYVSPVADVKPYLAKIDKSAADNPLILPDKAMQAKSHAFRSLSSKEETAYQQKFAKLTGA, from the coding sequence ATGGAGCAGTACGAGCCCGACCGCCTGAGCCCGGCCCAAGTGGCCGCCATGCGGCGCAGCGTTCGCAACGGCAGGGCGGCCATGACCCGCCGGTCGCTGCTGCGCGCCTCCACAGGGGGCGCCCTCGCACTGGGCGGCCTCGGGGCGCTCAGTGCCTGCGGGATCCCCGCGGCAGGCAAGTCCCAGGGCGGCGTCTCCGCGGACGACCACTCGGCGAAGGAGAAGGTCGTCAACTTCTCCAACTGGCCCGAGTACATCGACGTGGACGACAGCGGGAAGAACCATCCCACGCTGGACGCGTTCCGCCGCCGGACCGGCATCACGGTCAAGTACACCGAGGACATCAACGACAACGACGAGTTCTTCGGCAAGATCCAGCCGCAGCTCGCCGCGGGCCAGGACACCGGCCGCGACCTCATCGTCGTCACCGACTGGCTGGCCGCCCGCATGATCCGGCTCGGCTACGTGCAGAAGCTGGACGCCTCCCACCTGCCGCACGCCTTCGCCAACCTGTCGGACCAGTTCCGCAGCCCCGACTGGGACCCCGGACGCGCCTACTCCTACCCCTGGCAGGGCATTTCGACGGTCGTCGCGTTCAACAAGAAGGCGCTGGACGGCGTCGAGGTGAAGTCGGTCTCCGACCTGCTCGACAACCCGGCGCTCAAGGGCCGGGTCGGACTGCTGACCGAGATGCGCGACACCGTCGGCATGACCATGCTCGACATGGGCAAGGACCCGGCGAAGTTCACCGACGACGACTACGACGCCGTCATCGCCCGCCTCCAGAAGGCGGTCGACAAGGGTCAGATCCGCCGCTTCACCGGCAACGACTACACGTCCGACCTCAGCAAGGGCGACCTGGCGGCCTGTGTCGCCTGGGCCGGTGACATCGTGCAGCTCCAGGCCGACAACCCGGACGTCTCCTACGTCATCCCGGACAGCGGCTACATGACGTCGACCGACAACATGCTGATCCCCAACAAGGCGCGCCACAAGACGAACGCCGAGCGCCTGATCGACTACTACTACGAGCCCGAGCCGGCCGCGCAGCTCGCCGCGTACATCAACTACGTGAGTCCGGTCGCGGACGTGAAGCCGTACCTTGCCAAGATCGACAAGTCGGCGGCGGACAATCCGCTGATCCTTCCCGACAAGGCCATGCAGGCCAAGTCCCACGCCTTCCGCTCCCTGAGCTCGAAGGAAGAGACGGCCTACCAGCAGAAGTTCGCGAAGCTCACAGGGGCGTGA
- a CDS encoding serine hydrolase domain-containing protein: MPTRRRTVLLAASLVTVLAAGPLAAPAFAAPDRSAARQVDALDTEALSAALGGLPDADATAALVRVGGADGTWRGSAGVHDLPSGTAADPRARFRAGSTTKVVTAAAVLRLAAEHRIDLDTPVQHYLPGVFGRQYRPIAVRQLLNHTSGIPAGDGLGDSFEEVYAHRFDTLTPQRVVASAAAKEPEFRPGERQHYLNINYTVLGLLIEKVTGRPYASEAGRLVLAPAGMRDTSFPGTDPRILGPHNRGYQAVKEADGTTRFVDVTEWNQADRFAAGDMISTTADLERLLTSLFRGRIVPEPQLREMFTLPAGIEGATYSAGLQRFAYAGEVYWLKSGGRYGYNALIAGTRDLGRTLVYSVNSTDAKGEGMNPVAQRIAMAALG; this comes from the coding sequence ATGCCCACGCGCCGCCGTACCGTCCTGCTCGCCGCCTCCCTGGTGACCGTCCTCGCCGCCGGCCCGCTGGCCGCGCCCGCCTTCGCGGCGCCCGACCGGAGTGCGGCCCGGCAGGTGGACGCGCTCGACACCGAGGCGCTGAGCGCAGCGCTCGGCGGGCTCCCGGACGCCGACGCGACCGCCGCCCTCGTCCGGGTCGGCGGCGCCGACGGCACCTGGCGCGGCAGCGCGGGCGTGCACGACCTGCCGAGCGGCACCGCGGCCGATCCCCGGGCCCGGTTCAGGGCGGGTTCGACGACGAAGGTGGTGACGGCCGCGGCCGTCCTGCGGCTGGCGGCCGAGCACCGGATCGACCTGGACACCCCGGTCCAGCACTATCTTCCCGGCGTGTTCGGCAGGCAGTACCGGCCGATCGCCGTACGGCAGTTGCTGAACCACACGAGCGGGATCCCGGCGGGCGACGGCCTCGGCGACTCCTTCGAGGAGGTGTACGCGCACCGGTTCGACACGCTGACCCCGCAGCGGGTGGTGGCCTCGGCGGCGGCGAAGGAGCCCGAGTTCCGCCCGGGCGAGCGACAGCACTACCTGAACATCAACTACACGGTTCTGGGGCTGCTGATCGAGAAGGTGACCGGCCGGCCGTACGCGTCCGAGGCCGGCCGTCTGGTCCTCGCACCCGCCGGGATGCGCGACACCTCCTTCCCCGGTACCGACCCGCGCATCCTCGGCCCGCACAACCGCGGCTACCAGGCGGTGAAGGAGGCCGACGGGACGACCCGGTTCGTCGACGTCACCGAATGGAACCAGGCGGACCGGTTCGCGGCCGGCGACATGATCTCCACGACCGCCGACCTGGAGCGTCTGCTCACCTCCCTGTTCAGGGGCCGGATCGTGCCGGAGCCGCAGCTGCGGGAGATGTTCACGCTCCCGGCCGGCATCGAGGGCGCCACCTACAGCGCGGGACTTCAGCGCTTCGCGTACGCGGGCGAGGTCTACTGGCTCAAGTCCGGCGGCCGGTACGGCTACAACGCGCTGATCGCCGGCACCCGGGACCTCGGCCGCACCCTGGTGTACTCGGTCAACTCTACGGACGCGAAGGGCGAGGGCATGAACCCGGTGGCACAGCGCATCGCCATGGCCGCGCTCGGCTAG
- a CDS encoding ABC transporter permease: protein MPLVNWLKRHFVVIAGLLTLAYLLLPNVVVTVFSFNKPKGRFNYEWQQFSTDAWKDPCGVSGLCGSLSLSLQIAVWATLGATALGTMIAFALVRYRFRARGAVNSLIFLPMAMPEVVMAASLLTLFLNLGAQLGFWTILIAHIMFCLSFVVTAVKARVMSMDPRLEQAAQDLYAGPAQTFLRVTLPIAAPGIAAGALLAFALSFDDFIITNFNAGSTVTFPMFVWGSAQRGTPVQINVIGTAMFLIAVLLVLTSMVIGNRRNRQKA, encoded by the coding sequence ATGCCTCTCGTCAACTGGCTCAAGCGCCATTTCGTGGTCATCGCGGGGCTTCTCACGCTCGCCTATCTCCTGCTGCCGAACGTCGTCGTCACGGTGTTCTCCTTCAACAAGCCGAAGGGGCGCTTCAACTACGAGTGGCAGCAGTTCTCCACCGACGCCTGGAAGGATCCCTGCGGGGTCTCCGGCCTGTGCGGCTCGCTGTCCCTCAGCCTCCAGATCGCCGTCTGGGCGACCCTCGGGGCGACCGCCCTCGGCACGATGATCGCCTTCGCGCTCGTGCGCTACCGCTTCCGCGCGCGGGGCGCCGTCAACTCGCTGATCTTCCTGCCCATGGCGATGCCCGAGGTCGTCATGGCCGCCTCGCTGCTCACCCTGTTCCTCAACCTCGGCGCACAGCTCGGGTTCTGGACCATCCTCATCGCGCACATCATGTTCTGCCTCAGCTTCGTCGTGACGGCGGTGAAGGCCCGCGTGATGTCCATGGACCCGCGCCTCGAACAGGCCGCCCAGGACCTCTACGCCGGCCCGGCCCAGACGTTCCTGCGCGTCACCCTGCCCATCGCCGCGCCGGGCATCGCGGCGGGCGCGCTGCTCGCCTTCGCGCTTTCCTTCGACGACTTCATCATCACCAACTTCAACGCGGGCTCGACCGTCACCTTCCCCATGTTCGTCTGGGGTTCGGCGCAGCGCGGAACACCCGTCCAGATCAACGTCATCGGTACGGCCATGTTCCTGATCGCCGTACTCCTCGTCCTGACCTCGATGGTCATCGGAAACCGCCGCAACAGGCAAAAGGCGTAA
- a CDS encoding DUF4190 domain-containing protein, with translation MSDDAPTPAGDAARDPWSAPPSGGPDGPRDATPKVPLDKRAANEGAGAAAPPAEADPWAAPADGAGSGPGHTVAGDEPLTPAYGSPGQAPPAVHDQRTVTAMPGVTPPPGHGHPQAWAAPFASPPGGGALGSFPPPHPGTAAAGGPPPNPFAPPAPGATVPPPPIAPHGPGQVPYGYPGGYPGGYPGAYGYPGPYGWPGGAGPSNGMGVAGMVLGIASAVLFCLWPLAAILGVLGVVFGSIGRAKARRGEASNAGQALAGIICGAVGAALAVALGVLLIVQT, from the coding sequence ATGTCCGACGACGCGCCGACCCCGGCCGGTGACGCCGCCCGCGACCCGTGGTCCGCGCCCCCTTCCGGCGGCCCGGACGGACCGCGGGACGCGACCCCCAAGGTGCCGTTGGACAAACGCGCCGCGAACGAAGGCGCCGGTGCCGCCGCCCCTCCGGCCGAGGCGGACCCGTGGGCCGCGCCCGCGGACGGCGCGGGGAGCGGTCCCGGTCACACCGTCGCCGGTGACGAACCGCTGACGCCGGCGTACGGTTCTCCCGGTCAGGCGCCGCCCGCGGTGCACGACCAGCGGACGGTCACCGCGATGCCCGGGGTGACGCCGCCGCCGGGGCACGGCCACCCCCAGGCCTGGGCCGCCCCGTTCGCGAGCCCGCCCGGCGGTGGGGCGCTCGGCTCCTTCCCGCCGCCGCACCCGGGTACGGCGGCGGCCGGTGGCCCGCCCCCCAACCCCTTCGCGCCGCCCGCGCCGGGTGCCACGGTCCCTCCGCCGCCCATCGCACCCCACGGCCCCGGGCAGGTCCCCTACGGATACCCGGGCGGGTACCCCGGAGGCTATCCCGGTGCGTACGGCTACCCCGGCCCCTACGGCTGGCCCGGCGGGGCGGGGCCCAGCAATGGGATGGGTGTCGCCGGGATGGTGCTGGGCATCGCCTCGGCGGTCCTCTTCTGCCTGTGGCCGCTGGCCGCGATCCTGGGCGTCCTCGGCGTCGTGTTCGGTTCGATCGGACGGGCGAAGGCCCGCCGCGGCGAGGCCTCCAACGCGGGACAGGCACTGGCCGGGATCATCTGCGGAGCGGTAGGAGCCGCGCTGGCGGTGGCCCTGGGCGTCCTCCTGATCGTCCAGACCTGA